Part of the Micropterus dolomieu isolate WLL.071019.BEF.003 ecotype Adirondacks linkage group LG22, ASM2129224v1, whole genome shotgun sequence genome is shown below.
CGCCTACACCACCAAGATTATGGTGAGCTGTAAAAATAGCCGTCCATTCAGGAAGCTCTATAATTTAAGCATTTAGTAGGTTGGGTTTGGAGAGCTGCCACAGCAGCTCAAGACTCATCTGATCACTGCCTCCTGGATCCACTGCACAGATCAGAGAGCTGAGGAGACAAACAGGTTCAGTTACAAGAGTTAAAAAGTACTTATTTATCATCAGTTTCCTGTCTGTTCATTCAATGAGACTTTCACAAGCAGTTTTATCATTATCAATTAGTCTGATGATTAATTTatgaattatttaataaattgtttatGTTTATAACATAACCACTAAGGGCACCAGGGATCATGTAACAACAAAATTGACAGAACATTACTTCCAcacaattttttgtttgttcatttgttttctcatgtattatacatttcaaatgaaacaatgtgAGTTTGTTTAAAATTCTTAGTATGCTTCAAGGTGTTCTTGTGAGTGCCCTGAGCTAAAACCCCAATGCCTCAGTTGGTGTTTTTTCAGGTGAGAAGATACAGTGTGATCCAGGAAGTCCAATTTGAATAACAATTCCATGAGTTTGAAGGTTTATCAGACACCAGCTCAATACACAAAAATGATACtatagccatgtttccatctaattgtcaagcAAATTTTAAGCAaagttttgaaatgttgcaaaaaagaaaaataaacagaaaaggcGTTTGCAAAAAAACCAGGCTTCGCAAAGCACAGTTatgtcagtagttgacgttacacatggctgtaatagaACTACAAGAAGTATGGGTtacaaaccagaaacaaaaccagtcgtaTGGAGGACCAtggatctgagaaaaatggagagaagtcctcaggaatgtgttttatATAGAGAAGTTCTTCTGCAGGTTATGAGAATATCCGGGAAGATGCCgacagcggaaacagctgatcagtcgtgaGTTACATGTTCGCTACGTCTGAACTTATTCGGCAAAAAGTGTTTCCCtctccccccaaaaaaacatcTCAACAATCCTTTTATCCAACAGCTTCCTAAACACGACCTTAGTCACATCCcaataactttattttattattttgattattaacTACACCAAACTAAACAGATTTTTTCCCACCACCAGTCACACACTCTTCCTGTTTTACCAAAAGAAGGCATCTGACAATGTCTGGAGAAAccttaaacaataaaaacaaagatgtatgaataaaatcaacaattcaaaaaccaataaaacataattggtaatataaaaatatattaataaaagatGATTTATGAAGTAATTTAAAGGAAGATGATTAGGAAGACTGGGCTCTTCAAGCAGGTCATTCTAGCGTCTTGGTGCCAAAAGAAACGATCCCCTCTAGCCTTTAATCTAGTCACAGGAACAGGGTCTTGTTTGAGGCTGTGCACAGGTTGCTGAAGGGAGAGTAACTAAGCCTAAAAGCCTAAAAAGCAATCAATAAAATcttttacatttcacaaaatgtgtGGCAGTTAGAAGTCTATTGAAGATTTACTTTGTTGTTATTTACCTTTAACACTGAAAAATGTTAccagttttgtgtttgttgaaagtTGTGTGTCTTGTTACTGCTGTTCGGATTGATGTTGTTGTGCTGCTGCAGTTGTGAGTTTAATACCCACATGTAAAGAAGCTTGCTTCATCCTACAGCCTCCAGAGAAGGAGGGCGGGCTGGCTCGCCAGGTGGGAAACAAGACTGAATGTGCCTTATTGGGACTGTCCCTCAACCTGCACCGAGACTACCAGACCATCCGCAACGAAATCCCAGAAGAGAAGCTGTTCAAAGTCTACACCTTCAACTCTGTGAGGAAGTCCATGAGCACCGTGCTAAAGAACCATGATGGCAGCTATCGAATGTACAGCAAGGGGGCCTCTGAGATCCTGCTCAGGAAGTAGGtttactgctgctgctcccACAGCTCTGTGCTCAGTTATATGATAATCACATGACTCTTTCCTGTGGTTACAGGTGCAGTAAGATCCTAATGGCCAGTGGCGAGGCCAAAGCCTTCAAACCTCAGGACAGAGACAACCTGGTGAAGAAAGTGGTTGAGCCGATGGCGTCGGAGGGCCTAAGGACCATCTGCCTTGCCTACAAAGACTTCCCCGCTACTGACGGAGAGCCTGAGTGGGACAACGAGGCCCACATCCTGTCCGGCCTGACCTGCATCGCAGTAGTCGGCATTGAGGACCCTGTACGACCTGAGGTACATCAGCCAAACGGCTTAATTTGTTCCGGGTACTACAGGATAACGGGTTGTTAtctgttctgttcttttcttttcttttcttttctttcccattGACGTTACTCGTAAATCGTTAGTTTGCCTATTTTGGATGCATTTTAAATAAgacttcattttttttaagAGAGAAGTCAGCTGgaattttgtgcatgtactcAATCAATGTAAatgggtggctgtggctcagaaggtagagcgggttgctcgttaatcggaaggtcggcggttcaaccCCGGCTCCTCCAGACTGCacgtcgaagtgtccttgggcaagatactgaaccccgaattgttccaccagtgtatgaatgtgtgtgaatgttagtttctgttggaccacttaggctcagtgtgtgattggtgaatgcgatgtagtgttaaagcgctttgagtggtcgcaaagactagaaaggcactataaaTAAAAAGGGGGGGGTTGTTGAGTCAGCCTCATCACATAAGTGAAGCGATGTGGTTCCTTGACCACAGTTTTTTTCCTGCAAATTTAAGATTCTTAAGTTCTTTTCTCATAATTGtaccactttaatcttggaaattagaAAAGCTTTGTTTTCAGAATATTACCTCCCTACCCTGTTGTTGAAATCAGTCTGACTCCCATCTGTGCTCCTCATAAAGTGAGGTCTTTAAAACCTCAAGGCAAAAGGGAAAATGCAGCTTTGCAAAAGTGATGATTCACAAGACAACAAAAGTTCTCTCGTACAGATCCTCAGATGTTGTGCTGATTTATCCATATCCTCACACCTCAGGGTGAAGTTAATCTAGTAAAACAAACTGCAGCCCACAGAGGGTTTGTGACATCATTGCTGCATCAGTTTTTGTCCCATCTGCTTTTTTACCTTATTTCTTCAGTATTGTCCGGAGCGCTCCGTAAACCTCAACATGTATCACTTTCACTTTTGCTGTGGTTCTCACCAGGTACCAGATGCCATAAGAAAGTGCCAGCGGGCTGGGATCACTGTCCGCATGGTGACTGGAGACAACGTCAATACTGCCCGGGCCATTTCCACCAAATGTGGCATCCTGCAACCTGGAGAGGACTACCTATGTATGGAGGGCAAAGAGTTCAACCAACGGATCCGCAATGAACTGGGAGAGGTCAGACAACCACAGACTGGACCAGAAGACCGCAGtgactgcagtcctttgtcaaTCTAACATTAAAAAGTTTCTTTCTCACTATTTCATTTGAATAGTTTCATGTGCCTGAAAAGGTAATacaagagagaaatgaaaagtcTGACAAATTTATAATTTTGTGTAGCAGTCTTCTTTTTTCTGCCCTGGAAATATTCTTTCCACCCCTTTAATACTCTTGTGACCCCTTGGGTGCCCCAACCAACACTGCTGTAGGGGACAAAGCAGCACTTTAGTCTGATTAAAGtgattaaaatgaatgttttgaAACTAAAActtttctctctatctctgcaGATTGAGCAGGAGCGTATTGATAAGATTTGGCCAAAGCTGAGAGTCCTCGCCAGATCGTCtccaacagacaaacacactctgGTCAAAGGTTAGACACAATTTAACCAGGTCAGAATGAAAAGTAAATAAACTGTGTGCGAAGACAATGTTAGCATATGTATAAATTCAGAGGCCACCCtgatataaaattaaaacaaagacaaagtaacaaaattaaagtgacaaacacagcagagaaaaacTGATTTGAAAGGTTGTCTGTCATCATCTCAGGTATCATCGACAGCACTGTTTTGGAGCAGAGGCAGGTTGTCGCGGTAACCGGCGATGGAACAAACGATGGTCCCGCCCTCAAGAAAGCAGATGTTGGCTTTGCCATGGTAACGATTGTCGCCGATGTCATCAAACTGCTGCTTCTGCTTAACTCCTTGAAACATTTAAGACAGTTTTTGTTAACAGTGATCAATGTGtttataaaacagtaaacacaggaaTCAGTACATTaatgataaatgttttttatcagTGAACTTGTTCATATGAGCTGAGCTGAAGAGACAATAAGCTGTAaacttttgtaaatgtattatgTAATAAAATAGTCAGACatcagattaatataaaattgctacattttcaagtttaaagaaaagaaatgtccAGATGAATAATAAACTTCCTGCTGTCTTTTGTTGTTGCCCCGCCCCCTGGTGTTTTTTATGGTTCTGATCCAGAGCACCCAGGAGGTTAAATCACAAGCAAATGATTATTCTAACATTCAGATTTGATGATTCATTCTGCTTATTtctctttattattatcatccaTTTTATCGATTCCTCCCAGAGAGAtgtaattaacaaattaaacatcCATTCTCCCAAATCCTTGGATCATCCCACAGTGTAAGGCTTATGTAAGCTAACGTATTGTACATGCCGTGTTCTGCAGGGAATTGCGGGGACGGACGTGGCGAAGGAGGCGTCTGACATCATCCTGACAGACGATAACTTCAGCAGCATCGTGAAAGCTGTGATGTGGGGCAGGAACGTCTACGACAGCATCTCCAAGTTCCTGCAGTTCCAGCTCACTGTCAATGTGGTCGCCGTCATTGTAGCCTTCACCGGAGCCTGCATCACCCAGGTCAGAGTCACCTGACTATGCTGCTGCCTAcattatagtaatgtttatcAGTCAGATTGTCAGTTCAACTGACAATGAGGGAAGTTTCAATTCATGCTGGAGTTGATTTGTGTCCCAGGTGATTCCAGGTGGTTCCTCGCTCTTTTCAGAGCATTAAGCTTTCTTAAAGCGTCTAAGAACATGTGTTTAccattataaatattttttaagatGAAGACAAATAACATGACACATACAGTAACATAAAGTACATGACatacataattaattaattcagaaGATCATTTTTAATAAGATGTAAATATTATCTAATCTACGCACAGACACTGACTatagatctgtgtgtgtgtttccaggaCTCTCCTCTGAAAGCCGTGCAGATGTTGTGGGTCAACCTCATCATGGACACCTTCGCTTCGCTGGCTCTCGCCACCGAGCCGCCAACAGAGGCCCTGCTGCTCAGGGACCCGTATGGCCGCAACAAGCCGCTCATCTCCCGAACCATGATGAAGAACATCCTGGGACACGCCATCTACCAGCTGACCATAATCTTCGTCCTGCTCTTCCTTGGTCAGTGAACGCACCATAGCTTCATAGTCTGAAACAGCCACAGATCCACataattctgtattttttacattcaaagcttctattgagattttcaaataaaaattttgtttatttaagttattaaaTAACTTAAACAAAAGCAGCATTCAAGCAGCAGGCTAATCCCAAAATCTGATCAGTCTAGTGCAGAAGTTCAGTGTGAACGAGACTAACTCATTGTGCAAAGgacgaggagaggaggagaggaaacgcCACCTTTTTAGACAAGTGTTCTTCTGAATTATCAGACCAGGGTAAAGATTTAAATGGGAATATCATGTTGATCAAATTCTACATGAATTGTCCTCGCAGTGGATATAGACACATTAATACGAGGTCTGGGAAATGTAAAGTGTCATCTTGCAGTTTGAGAGCCTTTTCCATCCTAATATTTCagtgttcatgttttttctcATCTTCATTGTAATTGCCAGACAGACAGTTCCTAACAGGAAATTCTTCTGTTCTGTAATAGAAAGTTCCTTTTTGCTATATGCAGTTAGAAAACATGTTTCTATAATAACAAAAATCCTAAATGTCATCTGAAACTAAGATAAGACTAAACTGAAATGCTATTAACAATACCTAACTTGCATCATTATTTATGTGTAAATGATTGGAATCGTTAAAACACGGAGAGATTGGGTTGAATTCTTTGACCTCCCCTTCTCACAGGTGAGAGGATGTTTGACATTGACAGTGGCAGGAACGCCCCCCTCCACGCCCCGCCCTCTCAGCACTACACCATTGTGTTCAACACGTTTGTCATGATGCAGATCTTTAACGAGATCAATGCCCGTAAGATTCACGGCGAGAGGAACGTCTTTGCGGGTGTCTTCAAAAACCCCATCTTCTGCTCCATCGTCCTAGGAACCTTCGTCGTACAGGTAACCTGTGAGGGGCGAGACAATCGTCCCACCTGGTCAGGTTCACGGTTTAAGTGATAAAAGGCTCCCTCAATGATGTCGCCTCTCTTTTCTCCTGCAGATCATCATCGTGGAGTTTGGCGGTAAACCGTTCAGCTGTGTGGGTCTGACCATCGAGCAGTGGCTGTGGTGTATCTTCCTGGGTTTCGGCAGCCTTCTGTGGGGACAGGTGAGGAGACACGCCATGGTTTTTATATTAGATGGTAGACATGCAACAAAAGTGGCTGCAAAGAAACAATGTGATTCGGCACAAATGCTgagtaataattataaataaaaactttatagGCTACTCACTGAAACTTAACAATAAACACACTCCACAGGTTGATGGTCATATTCTTTCAAAAGGCCTTAACAGTGATGGGaacccaacccccccccccccccccccccccccccccccccaaaagtaCGAGTGACATTTTTAGGTCACGGGTGGAGCAGGAAGTGCTTCTGTTGTGAATGACAGGGATGTATATTTGTGTCTGTGCCCCTCTCAGCTGGTGTCCAGTGTCCCTACTAGCTGGCTGAAGTTCCTGAAGACGGCCGGTCACGGCACGCAGCAGGAAGAGATCTGTGAGGAAGAGCTAGAGGACATGAAGAACCCGGATGAGATTGATCATGCTGAGATTGAGATGAGGAGGGGCCATGTGCTCTGGTGCCGCGGCCTCAACCGCATCCAGACGCAGGTATGGTTTCAGGGTTAAAGGGAAATTCTCTCATAACAGTGTAGATTCTGACTGTGGACTACTTTAACTTTGGACTCATCTACTGGGATCAAAATCAGCAGAACAAAATCATTTAGATATAATAGAGTATTTTTAAAGACCATATATATCATATTGagacaaaactgaaaatgtttgctgGATAAAATATCAGCCTTCAGATTCACTTACAAGGTTTGTTACTAAAATACTTTGAGTCTGTGACGTGATCTAATTACTCTATGTTTTCATCATGGCCTGCAGGTCTTTGAAAAGTCATTTCACCTGGTAATCAgaacaaatataacaaagaaAATAGCGCATTTGAAGCCTTTAGTGTTAAACCAACCAACAGCTCGGAGGCAAAAAATTTTTGTGAAACTGAATTTTATTAGGAAAGGCTGAAAGAATGAGACACAGGTAGAATTTCCCGATACCCTGACTGTTTTCTCTTGTCTTTCAGATTCGTGTTGTGAACGCCTTCAAAGACAGGGTGTCTCCCTACGAAGGTCTGGAGACGCCCGAGTCTCGCAACTCCATCCACAACTTTATGAGCCAGCCTGAGTTCCACATCGAGGACACAGAGCCTCAGATACCTCTGATCGATGAGGCAGAGGGCGAGGATGACGCCCCCACCAAACGCAACTCCATCTTCATCCCGCCGCCGTTGACTGGACTGTCCAACCTGCCGCCTCACCCTTCATCGCCCAACCAGAACAACAACGCCATGGACCGCATCGTCCCGCTGCACAGGGACGCCTCCAGGTCTGGTCTGATCCCGCCCAACTCAGCGGGGCTGCCGCCTTGCCCAGGGAGCCCCCTGCACAGCCTGGAGACCTCACTTTGAAGCCCCAGACCTGACCACTTCCTGTTACGATGGTCTGTTCGTACTGTGTTTGTTACGCCGAGAGTTCTGGTTCTTTTGAGAGCCGTggaatgaaaaaacatttaaaacagactCGCCTGATTGGTTCTCGTCAGGAGTTCACCTGCTGATTTTTAGAATCCAGGAAGCAGAAATGTTTCCAGGCGTGTTTGTGGTTGTGTACAGAGCAACGGCAGCAGGTTCACACAGACTgatgtttctttctttactcTAATAGGCATGAACtctgaagttgttgttgtttttgttgtttaggaGAAGAGTGTTTGTGCGTTGATCAATCAATAATCAGTTTCTGATCTgtaaatattcatgttgatgtaGTCAGAGCTCGTTTTAATCTGTCAGCGAACGAGCTGATGAGAGCTGACAGCGACGAGCTCAGGTTAGTTCTGTGTCAAGGTTTTAACTTTAAGGGTCTGCGACTGAAAAGTTTAGTGTCAGTCAGATTtaatggaggggggggggtattctcagaaatgtttgtaggcagaaatgtttaaagtaaatgtctaatgttggattttattatagtatttttgtaaaaaaaaaaaatgttttaggtTGTTGTTGTAAAACCAAAAGTTATTAAAAGTTCAGCAGGATGTTTGTGATGCTGCTTCACATCAgacacaagaagaaaaaaaggtttaacTGAAGACAAAGTTCTGTTGTCCTTCATATCAAAATACCTCCGGAAGGATAACAATAAATCAAACTGTCTGCTGACAcatcgtctgtgtgtgttaagagTTGGGAGAAGCTTCACTGTCGTTATCTGTTGAAGCTCCGCCTCCTTCACCATGAATTTACGACATCATAGATCCTGTTGCAGGCTCAGTCTTATTCATTACATCATACAAGGTGGTCCACAGACAGCTGTCCTACTGCAGGACACAAACAGACTGTCTGATATGATTCACACTGTTGAATGTCCAATAATCTGTATATTGGACTCATATTATCCCACAGTCATAATATTAGTCATAACATTAAAGATTGTTCATCATTTTTCACGCTTTTCATGCATCcataatatttctttttacgTACAGCTTCAGACTTTACTAAATATAAGATCTGACAGAGAGTCAATACCAAACAAAAACCCATGAAATATTAACCAAATTAAACAATACAAGTATGAAAATCAGCTCTCAGTCGTGGTGTAGAGGGAAAAGACTGATGGGCCTGAGAGTGTTTAATCAGGAGTGGCAGTCCACTCTGAGTTAGGTCTTTTGAGAAGACAGTTGATAtatttttgtgaaaattaaatgtTATGAAAATGAAGTTGTAGTTTTGAGAGAAAAAGGGTGATACCTGTGTGATAAAGTTAAGACAAAAGACGCATAATTAAAAGTTGTAATACTAAACAGTAAAGCCATAATATCACAAGAAAAgacattttagtatttttaagaATAAAGTTGTTTTATGTACAGTTTTAACATCGtgacagttatttattttttaagagtaTAAAAAAGTCATAATCTTACAAGAATAACCAGCGTGTGATATTTTCAGAATAAAGTGGTAACTTTGAAGGTCGTAATATTATCAGAAAATAGTTATTaccaaaaaaaagttattttaaaaaaattgatcaaagaaataagaaatgtaatactattatgaataataattttacatgggaaaaaaaagtctgtattttgacaaataaagtcGAAATTTAACATGAAAAACAAGATTGTAGATCAGAatagaaaataagaacaaacGACGACATATTTCCAACAAACAGTAAAGCATATATGTGCAGTATATACATAGTTTTTCATCGTACACAAAGTTATGGTAGAATTTAACTCTGTGTGATTATTCCTTCCCATTAAAGTGATTAAGCATCCTCTGATTGCACACAGTGACAGTGAACGCACCTGCACTGTACCTGAGCTATTGTTTCGTCCATGACGATGGAGCAGTAAAGCTGCCTGGCAGGTCACAACAGCTCTCTCTGGTGGAGCATTTGCAGACTGTGAGTTCCTGCTTCACACTGGAAGCTGCACAGTACAGCCGGGCTGAAACCAGTGAGCTGTTTGTTCTTCAGCTCCTCACTGCTGCAAACTGAGAGTAAAGCTAAAGAGAACAGGTGATGAAACACCTGTGTGAGCGTCagcttttatattattttatatttctattgttattgttgttacatTAATTTCTTTCAACAATTGAACTGGAAACATTTGGTCAACCGCTACCACTTGTAAAGAGGCAGAAGCTGGATGAATCCGAACCATTTGTCCATTTCTTTAAGCTTTTTCAACCCTTTATCTGTGGTGGATATaacttacatttactcaaaCACTGTACTCTACagcaaatttgaggtacttgtacttaacttgagcatttccattttatgcaactttactTTCTACTACATCTCAGacgcaaatattgtactttcttACTGCTCTATATTTGTCTCACAGCtttaattacttaatttaaTTGGGGATACACAATTTGGAATTTCTGTTACTTCTTAATAAACCATTTAAACTGCTcttggatcagctggaaaaAAGGTAATGACGCTACAAACATATGAAGATCTTAGATTCTGATGCAATTCTGGAGATTAAACTACCGAACAGTATATAAGTAATTAAAATGAGCTTAACCttaaacatctgcagcagtaaaatacaacacacagggAACATTTTAGGTGTATATGTTGAACTTCTCATTTGAcataatacaaatacatttattttgcccATTAAATCATCATTTGATTACCAGAGGAACTCGGTGTTGTTCATATGCTGTGGAAGATTTAAACCCAAATACGTTCGTTCTTttgctcttttcttctttctttcttcagtcTATCCCTTCATGAAGGTTCACCAAACCTTGAAAGGCCAGgtgttagattttttttttgtttttttttgtggttgaaAATCAATGGTGATGTTGATGTTGCTATAaagaaattacatatttatgtattttttaattaagtatctgttttatgttcatgtgaaagttaatttaaagtttattgGAATGAAACTTTGAACTCGGATTTAAGCGGGAATGTGTGAGTGGGATCGATCAGAAGAAACATCAGTAGGTAGTGATCATTTTCCAGTATGGTGTAGTGTTTTATTACACAAAAATGAGAAGCAAGGGGAATTAGTGGGGAAGTGGGTATTCAGCAGTGCAAAATGGGaaaggtttatatatatatgtgagaTAGAAAAATTTACCTAAATGAGGAAATAGAGAAGATTGATAAAAAGCTTAAAACAGCAATACTACAAGCTGCCAAAGAATCAATTTCTAAAAGTAAAGGGAAAATGAAGAGAAAGGCAGTTCCCTGGTGGACAGATGAGTGTGGGAAAGTAGTGAAAGAATAAAGCCCTCAGATTATTAAGAAGAACCCATAATTttcataatttaattaaatacaaagaaacacaagcaaAGGTCAGGAAAATTATacgaaaagcaaaaaaacaaagctgGCAGGCCTTTTGTGATAAAATTGGTAGAGCAACACCTTCTGATGCGAGGAATCAGAAGGGAATGGCAGTATCCAGTACTGAAGATCGGGGAGGAAGCAGCAGTGTCCGACGAAGAGAAGGCAGAGATGATAGCGAAGGATCTTACTCTTATCCATAGTTCCGATAACTTGACGGAGGAGGGTAAGAGAGGAAGGGCAATGACAAGATCAGCACATGGCGACTTACTTGAAAGTAGGGTTGATACTAACAGTACAATGGATGGAAATGAGGAGGGCGATAGCAAGATCTGGACTAACTCTATCTGGACTAACATCTCCAGGGAAGGATGACATTTGCTATGTAATGTTAGAACATTTAGGTGTTTTAGCATCTACTAAATTGTTAGGTTTTTATAATAAAGTATGGGAATTGGGGAAGTTGCCAGCTGGGTGGAAAGAATCAATAATTATTCCTATCAGGAAACCTGGATTCGTCAAGTCCAATGAACTATAGGCCAATAGCACTTACGTCACATATAGGAAAGATAATG
Proteins encoded:
- the LOC123961214 gene encoding plasma membrane calcium-transporting ATPase 1-like, whose protein sequence is MATNSFRGSKHGRRGEANHEVDFSCSLQELRSLMELRGAESLTRIQQSYGDVNGLCARLRTSPVEGLDGSPEDIDRRKQVFGQNLIPPKKPKTFVQLVWEALQDVTLIILEVAAIISLGLSFYHPPSAERQNCGRAAGGVEDEGEAEAGWIEGAAILLSVVCVVLVTAFNDWSKEKQFRGLQSRIEQEQKFTVIRGGQMLQIKVSEIVVGDIAQVKYGDLLPADGVLIQGNDLKIDESSLTGESDHVKKTLDKDPMLLSGTHVMEGSGKMLVTAVGVNSQTGIIFALLGATGDDDGDGEEKAEKQKKKKDIEKKIEERKKKVKKDKKSKKDDKGKKGKNNDLATVEMQPLNEDGEPQKKKSLPKKEKSVLQGKLTKMAVQIGKAGLFMSGLTVLILIIRFAIDTFWVEGVTWANECMPIYVQFLVKFFIIGVTVLVVAVPEGLPLAVTISLAYSVKKMMKDNNLVRHLDACETMGNATAICSDKTGTLTMNRMTVVQAYIAGNLYKKVPEPDQIPAKILDLLIQGIGVNCAYTTKIMPPEKEGGLARQVGNKTECALLGLSLNLHRDYQTIRNEIPEEKLFKVYTFNSVRKSMSTVLKNHDGSYRMYSKGASEILLRKCSKILMASGEAKAFKPQDRDNLVKKVVEPMASEGLRTICLAYKDFPATDGEPEWDNEAHILSGLTCIAVVGIEDPVRPEVPDAIRKCQRAGITVRMVTGDNVNTARAISTKCGILQPGEDYLCMEGKEFNQRIRNELGEIEQERIDKIWPKLRVLARSSPTDKHTLVKGIIDSTVLEQRQVVAVTGDGTNDGPALKKADVGFAMGIAGTDVAKEASDIILTDDNFSSIVKAVMWGRNVYDSISKFLQFQLTVNVVAVIVAFTGACITQDSPLKAVQMLWVNLIMDTFASLALATEPPTEALLLRDPYGRNKPLISRTMMKNILGHAIYQLTIIFVLLFLGERMFDIDSGRNAPLHAPPSQHYTIVFNTFVMMQIFNEINARKIHGERNVFAGVFKNPIFCSIVLGTFVVQIIIVEFGGKPFSCVGLTIEQWLWCIFLGFGSLLWGQLVSSVPTSWLKFLKTAGHGTQQEEICEEELEDMKNPDEIDHAEIEMRRGHVLWCRGLNRIQTQIRVVNAFKDRVSPYEGLETPESRNSIHNFMSQPEFHIEDTEPQIPLIDEAEGEDDAPTKRNSIFIPPPLTGLSNLPPHPSSPNQNNNAMDRIVPLHRDASRSGLIPPNSAGLPPCPGSPLHSLETSL